The genomic segment TGACGCAGGAAATACGGGACAGGCAACACTGGCAGCCGGGCTCGTAGAGAGAAGACTGCTTGCTTCTCCTCGGAGAGGCTGACTGGATGCACTTTATGTTACCTCCACAGTTTCTGAAACCAGAACTGTAAAAACAAAATCGTGGGCTGCTAGGAATGTGACAGGATTACTTTGGGATCTGCCTTGAAGTGTTTACCTCATTCACCCTAAAACCAtgtatttctcatttaattttaataccCTCTACTTTACAGACAAGGAATCAGACTCAGAAAGGCTAAGTAGCCAACACAGAGTCTATGGCCCACATCCAGCAATTCCTAGTCTACTGCTTCTTATGGGCTTGAATTGCCTAAGACTGATCCTGTATCACAAAATTTTCCAAGATTTCCTCCAACAGACAATTAGGAAAAGTTTATGTTCTAGACAGCTGTGACCAAGAAACCAAGTTCCTGGATACTTCAGtacagtgtttctcaaaggacAGGACACTGAATTAAAAACGCACAATTTTTGGCTCTATCTTATGCccactgctatggactgaatgtgtccACCCAAAATTCATATACTGAATCCTAACCGtcaggtgatggtattaggaagtgggGACTTTGGGAGGTGGTTAGCTCAGGAGGGCAGAGATTAGCTCATGATTCCACATATGGAATCAGtgctcttataaaagagaccccagactTCCTTGCCCCTTCAGCAACATGAGTTTACAGTGAAAAGACAGCCACCTATGAGCCAGAaagcaggccctcaccagacacctAATCTTCTTCCAGtgccttgattttagacttccagcctctcaaactgtgagaaataaatttgtgttgtttataagccacccagactATGGTGTTGTGTTACAGCAGCTCAAAGACTAAGATGCCAACTATatcagaatctctgtggctagGGACCAGGGTTTTGCATGGGTAAAATCTCTCCAGATGATTCTGGGGCACTCTAAAATTTGAGAATCAGTCTTTGAGGGAAAACATTCAGTTTATGGATGGACAGTAAGAAACTTTCCATctgcaaattagaaaataatttttattcatgaTGACTAATACTAAATACTGTCACCAGAAACTAAAAGGAAATAAGATTTGCTGTGTTTGGCAGAGTAACAATATTTCCAAATGTATTAAAAAGTGTCAGGCTCcttgcaacaaaatgaaaatggaaggTTAAGTGAATAACTACATGAAATGCTGGAAGAGCATTTCAGGTGGATCACATTACACTTTAACATATACACACAGAAGTGGGTGTGCACACACATCCCCCCTTCCAAGCGCACATTCTCAAAAACTGCATTTCCTTGGACCGGGTAGATATGTACAGAGGCATGCCCTTGGCATGTTAGGAGGCTGGTTTCCAATGACACAGGTTTTATTGAAGAAAGAAATCTGATGAACATAGTTACATTTGAAGTATAATAGCAGAAATTATCCCTATAATGAGAAGGGGAGCAGTATATCACAGGAGTCATTTTATTAGTGGCAAAGCAACAGTACATATATTCATGATTTTATTATAGACAATTATAACTAATGAAGAATCAAATGCAAATAAATGGTCACCATAATGTCAGTGTCCCCAGTAAAGTTCTGTCAGTCTTCTCCATGCTCCTGCCTGGCCTTGTTTGGATGcacatatattcttttttttttttctttattaaggtgtcattgatatacaatcttatgctcaggtttcacatgaacaacattgcggttactacattgccccctattatcaagtcccccccacataccctataacagtcactgtccatcagcgtagtaagatgttatagagtcactacttgtcttctctgtgccatactgccttccctgtgcccccactatcttatgtgctaatcataacgccccttaatccacttatccctccctcccttcccacccatcctccccagtccctttccctttggtaaccgctagcccattcttgggttctgtgagtctgctgttgttttgttccttcagtttttgctttgttgttatactccacagatgagtgaaatcatttggtacttgtctttctccgcctggcttatttcactgtgcaaattgccctctagctccatccatgttgctgcaaatggtaggatttgttttcttcttatggctgaataatatcccattgtatatatgtaccacatcttttttatccattcatctactgatggacacttggattgcttccatatcttggctattgtaaatagtgctgcaataaacatagtggtgaatatgtctttttgaatctgtgatcttgttttctttgggaaaattcctaagagtaggattcccgggtcaaatggtatttctgtttttagttttttgaggaacctccctactgctttccacaatggttgaactcatttacattcccaccagcagtgtaggagggttcccctttttccgcatcctcgccagcatttgttgttgtttgtcttttggatggtggccatcctcattggtgtgaggtgatacctcattgtggttttaatttgcatttccctgataattagtgatgtggagcatctttccatgtgcttgttggccatctgaatttcttctttggagaagtgttcatatcctctgcccattttttaattgagttatttgctttttgggtattgaggcatgtgagctctttatatattttggatgttaaccccttatcggacatgttatttatgaatacattctcccatactgtaaggatggctttttgttctgttgatagtgtcctttgctgtacagaagctttttagtttgatgtactcccatttgatcatttttgcttctgtttcccttgcccaagcagatattttcatgaaaaagttgctcatttttatattcaagagatttttgcctatgttttattccaagagttttatggtttcatgacttccattcaggtctttgatacattttgagtttacttttgtgtatggggttagacagtaatccagtttcattctcttatatataGTTGTCCAGTggtgccaacaccagttgttgaagaggctgtcctttctccattttatgtccatggctcctttatcatatattaattggccatatacacatgggtttatatctgggctctctagtctattcaaTTGGtttatggctctgttcttgtgccagtaccaaattgtcttgattactgtggctttgtagtagagcctgaagttgaagagcataattcccccagctttattcttccttctcaggattgttttggctatttggggtcttttgtggttccaactGAATTTTAGagcatttgttctagttcattgaagaatgctgttggtattttaatagggattgcattgaatctgtagattgctttaggcaggatggccattttgacaatattaattcttcctacccatgagcatgggatgtgtttccatttattgatgtcttctttgatttctctcaagagtgtcttgtagttttcagggtataggtctttcacctccttggttagctttattcctaggtattttattcttattgatgtaattgtgaatagaattgttttcctgatttctctttctgctagttcgtcattagtgtataggaaagcaacagatttctgtatattaattttgtatcctgcaactttgatgaattcagatattagttgtagtagttttggagtggattctttagggttttttatgtacaatatcatgtcatcagatGCACATATATTCTAAATATTATCTCTACTTGCAGCCCCCTCAATTCTTTCATTTGAGCCCTTGACCTTTTTCCAGTCTTACATAAAaggctatgaaaaattattacaGTTCCTGTTGCATTTTCCTACCAGATTATTACTGTTTGGCCTGTTAGAAAAATCCTAGAGATGCCACTGAGTACATGCaattttgtattttgctttttgttgCTTAACATTATAATAGACAGCACTCAGTTGCCATGTTCTATCCCATTGTTTGTACAGCATTTACCAGAGCACTTCTCTGGCTATATAGATATTgcaattgtttcttttttctgtagtAATTCTCAAATTAGTTGGTTGTTTCTGGAGTTAGGGTTGGGGAGGGGAGAGTTTGGAAGAAAGGTTACTAGAGCTTTTAGTTACCACAAGAAATAGCGTTCTCTCTGATTTACTATGTATTCTTTTCTTCCCAAGTCTGATTTCTGCTAACTTCAGAAAAGATAGTGTTAAAAGATAAGTGGAAACATGAACTATCATGTATTCATTAATGTGTTCATTAATTCTTACCTATAAGCATGCACATAttctcttaactttttaaaatgtaagtcatTCCACAACTAAATAATATAATCTAAGCACTAAGttcaataaatttaattttaaaaatactgcagTTTACTATcataatctttatttttcaaagtggcGAATATATTTGGAATTCATATTTTCACTCCCTTTTCAAAATCCGCTGCACAGTGCCTTCACACCCTGGATGGCGCTCACGTGACTACCTCACTGTCCTTACTGGAAGTGCTTCAGAAGCTGCCGAGGAAAGTGCTCGTTTCATTACCACCGCCAGACCTCTCCGAATCCTTGAGATTGCCAGTTCCTGGCATCTTTATTTCTCCAAGACCATCTGCTCACATTAACAGAGCTCCTTCTCCACCAATGAATCGCATGGTGGacttagaagtgaaattgctaggTCAGTAATTGACGGGGATTAACAGACTTCTCTTCCATCTAGGTCAACCAAGGTGCACTctagcaaaattaaataaaaagggcTTTAAAATAGGGACTTATGTGCTTAAAAATCATTGAAAGGATTGGAGAAGAATAGAAGGCAGGGATTAAGAGCATCCTTTCCAGCCAACACTGCAGAACTGGCCCTCTTGCAGGGCTCCAACTTCTGCCACGACTGGGAAGCTAGGGGATAAGAAAGCTGGTCGGGGCTGTGGGCCTTGGGCCTGCCCCACCTCAGCTACAGGCTGGGTACCAGAAAGCTGCTGGCTTGGCTCCAGAGCACACTGCAGCTTCTGGATCACACCGGCACCATGAGTGCCTCAGACCCTGGTGCATTTCTCCCCACTCAACTAGTTTCCAAACTGAAACCTCAAATGCATGCATCTGGTTAGCAAAACCTAAAATCATGTCTGAATCTCCAGCTACAGGGTAGTTAGGGAAATCGTTTTTCACATTCAATGTAGTTTTTCACTGTGTAGCCCCTGCCACCCAGGAAGACatgttagaaaacagaaaaacgtTGCAGTAAATGCTGAGCAAACATCAGAATCTTATCTCATGTATCATCTTCTTCTTGATCATTTTCCCCAGTCGCGTTGTCTCTCACCTCTGTATTACAGCCTTATGCCTGGAAAGAGTTGTCTGTTCCCActgtctccatttcctcacctgacCTTCCACTCGTTATTTAATCACAAAGTATGCTCGCAGCCATCATATAGCACCTCTTCCCACAAGGCCTCTTTGATCTCCTTGCTCCACCTTGACCCCTGCCTGCTTCCACTCCAGTGCAGTGTTGGCCATGTTCTGCACTCAGCCCCTCATTCCTCTGTATACTCTGCCTGATGATCCCATCCATCTGTGAGACATAGCTGCTATATGCAGAGATCCCCTAAATCAGAACTCTAGCCATAACATCTTTCCCAAGGAGCAGACCCAGATTTCCAACTGCATTCTGAGAATGTCCACCTGAAGACTGTGGGCACCTTAAACCCAACATGGCCAGTACTAAATCCATCACCTTGCTTCTAAATCTCCTTCCTCCTGCATTCTGTGTTTGTCTAATTGTACAAGTCACCTGCTTGCTAGAACCCTGGATGGAAGTCAGTCTgattcttctctttccctttctgttcCTACATTCAAACTGTTTCTAGGGCCCATAAATTCAGTAGAACTCTTTTACCTGAGTTCCTGAGTTTAATAAGCACTCTTTGAAGAAAGACCCTGGACATGCTCATTCTAGCACTTTATTGGAAATTGCTTGCATACATCAGTGAAATCAGATCAAAGTAAAAGCATCATTTTCACACAATAATATCCTGATATCTGTGCTAActtcttttataatttaataaatcCCACGGTGCTCCTGTGGCCAAAGAGCTTGGGTGGTCCAGAAATCTGGCTGTATAAATATAAATCATAGCTTGTAAAATAACCATCATTGTTCTGAGTTAGTTCAAAAGTCCTGGGAATATCTCTGAAAAGATAAGTCTGTACCTTGGATTGGCTGCACTGCCAGTGGGAGGGGCTGGAAGGAGTACACGGGGCACCCTGGAGTGGATCACAGCAGGGGCAGGGCAGAGAACAGAGCTTCTCTAGTGGGGGCACGCGGGGTGGAGGCTGGAGGTCCTGAAAGCCAGCCAGGAAACTCAGCCACCCTGCATTTTCCAACACTGCTTGAGGATCAAAGCACTGAGATTCCAGTGGGGAACGAAGCCTATCACCCCAGCTCCCTTGACATTTCCAAGAAATGGCAGAGCCCTCTTCCAGATTGCACAGGGGCAGAAACTCTGGCACAAAGAAGGTCCTGGGAAGTTCTATCCATCCCTCACCCCCTGCCGTGTTCAGTCCCCTCCCAAATTAGAAAACTTGAGACAGTGGCCCCTCAAAGAAAATAACTGAGCTTATGTGCTGCTGGCCCCTTGGGATAAGGACGGGGGCCTGTGCTCAGGGTGATCTGAGGGGAGCTGGCAAAGGCTGCCCCAGTGTCTCCTCCTCCCATGGAGGCCATCACCATGATTCTTTGGTTCTCCAAAGCTGCTTAGCTTTTAGCAGTAACACCTGTTTATCTGTGGCAGCATTAATGCTCACAAACAGCTGTAACGTCACTAAGCCACAATTCTCACAACCTATGAGGTAGCAAGGGCAGGGATCACTAGCCCCATTTGGGAGATAAGGAACCCATAACTCATAGAATGAGGTTCCTTGACTGAACTCATGCGGCTGGCCAGTGGTAGACCCAGGTCTCCTCTCGCATACCAAGCTCCAGAGTCCTGGCTCCAAAGTCCTTCCCGCCACTTTTCTGAGaacagggaggaggctggggaacACTGTCCCTCACCTGCCCCTCTTGGGAGATTCTCAGACAGCCCCGCTGAGGACACGGTGAGTCCGCATGCGATAGATGATGACCACAGTGGCCGGGCAGAGCAACAGGGAGGTCATGATGACAATGGTGGCCAGGATGATGAGGACAATGACCCAGATATCCAGGATGTGCTTGGGGAGCACGACTTCCATGGGGACCTGGCTGACAGCATCCATGCTGCTTCACTCTGCAAGAGACAGGAAAGAGGAAATCACTGTTTGTACCCTTTCCCTGCCTCCCTAGTTGAACGGAAACCTGCTCCAGGAGTCAGAAGCTTGGGTCCGTCACCAGCTGTGTGCTCACTATGGCTGCTAGATCAGTCATAATAATGGCCTCGCTTACGGAGGGCTTCCTGTGAGTCAGGCCCTGTGCTAGGCACTCTGAGTGTGTTAACTCACTTAGCCCTCACCTCAGCCACCAACCCTATGAGGAAGGGACTATTATTgtcatcttttttatttcttggcCTTTACCTtcagttattcccattttatagatgaggactcTAAATTCTTAAAAGTTGAAGATGTGGTTAATTTGCCCAAGGAAGGGAAGCCAGATCGCTGAGACTCCAGGGCCTCCATGTTTAACTATTAAGATACCACCAATCTGttccttcacctgtaaaatgggaaattcACTGTTTTTGGCTCTCTTTATCCCTTCTCCCATTCTCTTGGTAACAGAACCTCCTCTTTTCTATGGAGAATCAACCTACTCTGTGTGGGTTAGTGAGGACACTCGCCTGAGCACAGGGATGAATATGTGGCCTAGGCTTGGCCACTCCAAATCCCCACAGCCTCAACTCAGGAAGAGGCCAGTGACCCAGGCTAGGTCACCCAAAGTCCTCCCAGGGCTTTTGTGCACAGGCTATTGGGAAAGATGATTCTTCCTGCTGGGATTGCAACACTTACAGGATGTGAGTCTGGAAAGAATGAGTGTGAAGCTCTCTCACCCACATGTAGAGTCTGTCCTAGAGatggaaagagaaatggagccttGATGACCTCTTCTGAGCACTTGAACCCAGCCCAGTCTGCAACCCTGGG from the Manis pentadactyla isolate mManPen7 chromosome 2, mManPen7.hap1, whole genome shotgun sequence genome contains:
- the SMIM3 gene encoding small integral membrane protein 3, with the translated sequence MDAVSQVPMEVVLPKHILDIWVIVLIILATIVIMTSLLLCPATVVIIYRMRTHRVLSGAV